TCTCGTCGTCCCCGAGGTCGAGGCTCGGAGGCGGCGTGGGCTGACCCATCGCCGGAGGTGGGTAAGACACCAGCGGCGGATAGGCCTCCACACCGGCGGGCAAGGAGCTGGACGCGGGCGCGGCGGGTGGTGGCGCGAGGTTCGCGGCCGACGGAATGGGCGGCGGCTCGACCTCGGGCGGCGGCGGGGGAATTGCAGGGGCCGACGGAAATGCGGGACGCGGAGCGACCGCCGGCTCCGGCTCTGGATCTGGCCGGGCCAGCGCCGCGCGGATGTCCTCGATGGGCGGCGCCCCCATCACCGTGGTCGCGTCGTCTTCGTCGTCGAAGGGATTGCTCTCGTCCTCGCCGGCCTCTTCCTCCACCGACACGGGGGGCATGCTCGGCACCGGCTCGGGCTTCTCTCCCTCGGTGCTGGCGAGCATGTCCGCGTAGTCGCGCTGCGAGGCGACCAACGTGGCTTCGTCGTCTTCCCAGTCGCTCTCGGTGTTCGCCGACAGCCAAGCATCGAGCTTCGCCATCAGCTCTTCGAGCCCCGACCGCCGACGCGCGAGATCCGGGATCAGCCCGCCTTCGAACAGCTCGTTGAGCCCGTCGTCCTTGATGCCGAGGGCGTCGAGCTTCTGGTGGCGCCCGCCGGCAATGCTGAGCAGGAGCTGATCTTTGGTCTCGCCCTTGAAGGGGGGGCTGCAGGTGATGGCCGTGAACAGGGCGGCATGCAGCGCCCACACGTCGTCCGCCGCACTCGGCCCGCGCCCCTGGAGACGTTCCGGCGCGCAATACGCCCCGCTGGTGGGTGCCACCAGCTGCGTGAGCACCGGCGCGATGCGCCCGGCGCTTGGGTTCACCACGATGCTCCGGGGCGAAATGGCACCATGCGCGCCGCCCGCGCCCTGCACCGTGAACACCGCTCGGGCCAGCCGCTGGAACGTCTCCACCGCGTCACGAAGCTCCAGAGGCCCGGATTTCAGGCGTTGGTGCAGCGTTTCCCCGGTCACGTGCTCGGCAACGGCCACGGCCGCGACCTTCTTGCCACCGGGCACGGACCTCGGGTCCGGTGCCTCCACGATCTCGATCAATGCGGCCAGGTGGTCGTGTTTGACGCCCACCACGGGGCGCAAAGCTGCCACACGTGCGCTGGCCAAAGCCGAGATGACCACGGCCTTGCCGCTCGCATCCGCCGCCAGCCACACCACGCCCTTCGACCCCGCAGGAACGCTCTTCTTGAACCTGTAGCGCCCGGCAAGCGGCGCCTGGGGTGGCTGCATGACCGAAAATCCTCGCCCTTCTCCGAGCGGTGGCAAAGTATTTATATCAGCCTTCGGCCGCTGAACGAACTTTGTGTCTCCGGAGAAAGACCTTCAGATCCGCGGGAGTCCGGCACCCGAAAAGCTCGGCTTCTGGCATGAGTTGGGTCAGAATGAGCCCGCGGCCACAGGGCCGACACTTGCCAGGTTTCTGATCAACAGACAACGATGAGCTCGGCCGATGCCACCAAAGGTCGACCCGTGAGCGAGAGCGCAGACTCCGGAGTATCACCGGTCGGTGAGGGTCGCTATCGGGCCGGCGACGTGCTCGAGCAAAAGTACGTCCTCGTCAAGAAGCGCGGCGAAGGCGGCATGGGCACCATCTGGGTCGCCCACAACTCCGTGCTCGACGTGCACTGCGCCGTCAAGATCATGGAGCTCGACGGCAGCGCGCCCTCTCGCGCGGCAGCCAAGCGCGTGTTGGACGAAGCGAGAGCCGCCGCGCGCCTGGGCCATGCGTCGATCATCCGCGTGCTCGACTACGGCGAGACGGATCGCGGCGATCCGTTCATCGCCATGGAGCTCCTGGAGGGCGAGGACCTGGCTCAGGTCCTGGACCGCAAGGGAAAGCTGCCGCCGACGCTGGCGGTGCAGACGTTGCTGCCCATCGCCCATGCGCTGGCCTCGGCCCACGCCAAGGGCATCGTGCACCGCGACGTGAAACCGGAAAACATCTTCCTCGCCCACGACGAAGTCACCACCACGCTGCCAAAGCTGCTCGACTTCGGCGTCGTGCGCATCGTGAACAACCCCCGCAAGCTCACCATGGACGGCGCCGTCGTGGGGACGCCGGATTACATGTCGCCGGAGCAAGCGCGCGGCAAGACCACCACCGGACAGACGGATCTGTGGAGCTTGTGCGTGGTGCTGTACGAGACCATCGCCGGGCGGCGACCCTTCGACGGCGACAACTACAACGCTTTGA
This window of the Polyangiaceae bacterium genome carries:
- a CDS encoding serine/threonine protein kinase codes for the protein MSESADSGVSPVGEGRYRAGDVLEQKYVLVKKRGEGGMGTIWVAHNSVLDVHCAVKIMELDGSAPSRAAAKRVLDEARAAARLGHASIIRVLDYGETDRGDPFIAMELLEGEDLAQVLDRKGKLPPTLAVQTLLPIAHALASAHAKGIVHRDVKPENIFLAHDEVTTTLPKLLDFGVVRIVNNPRKLTMDGAVVGTPDYMSPEQARGKTTTGQTDLWSLCVVLYETIAGRRPFDGDNYNALMRSIIEDEPPTLADLGASDTDLSFVIQRGLVKDPKERWMTMRELGEELALWLQDQGVTEDVTGASLKRGWLADTESQRIELPPYVRQVLESGIVQPGPQSGSNPRIVAPVSGSQPQISEPDLAAIADMNRGGDPEELLLRATRRRNVAIIIGLIVTVLVATLFVLIGTGIIVTSE